The sequence below is a genomic window from Setaria italica strain Yugu1 chromosome IV, Setaria_italica_v2.0, whole genome shotgun sequence.
agtacgtttgtactcacccttgcttcgttgctacagaggaagacccggacttcatcgccgaggaccttgagtagaggttgtgtccgcacccaacgctgcctgtggtgttggcctacccaagatgctgctgctgccatgtagtcccgagtgctgtcttttggcagtcgcttggttagccgccattatttatttactgtttatcgttgcgtggctttcacgcccactccctcgggagttgtacagtaactgaattatctgtcgaataaatgtgctatcagcctcctgggactgatatttgtatcacatttagtctctacttatgtggggacgcttcagctccacagttgaggtatcatcaagcctcgaaaacttggtgaaatcgggaactttgtaccaatggggaaacggcagtaggtcgtaGGTAGGCGGGTACGGCATTCTATATGTGtcagtttgtaccttcggctttaaaccgaattgatcttgaattacttctgCTATCCGTGCCATCTTgtctgcttgttgttgatgaactactGGCTGGGGAGCcagcacgtgttggtagatcggcggaGGGATGATCGGGTGATGGACGAAAGCGTGCGGCGGGTTCTGTGGTGACGTGACCGATTGTGTAGTCAGCATCTGGTGTCTCAGCGAATCggccgtttcatcatatagtataaTCGGCGCAGCGCCCTGAAGTGCTTCTGCAGTctctgcccccctgcccatCTCCAACGTGGCTGGTTGATACTGCGGAGCTGTCGGCCGCACGACCGATTGGAAGGGTGCCTGggtcggagagcctccatagccggccgattgatcttgcATGGCCGTCACCGATGgcgccccccaaggcactgaagtTAATGGAGACGATTGCACGGAGGACATCTGAATGGATTGAGGCGGCGCATGTGACTGGAGGTAGGGTGCGCCATTGTGCCCCAGATGCATTGACGGTGAAGGAGCGCTGGATCCTCCAGGctgagcttggatcggctgaggagccgagtagggtatgcttggaaaactcctgaccggggctgtgataggtggggcgtacgccggcccctggtatccttgagacacgccattggctagggagctgatgacgacattgtataccgtattggttatcaccggggattgatcgatgaaagcctagtagacagactgttgaaccatctcggacatcttgcccgagtcctcggcgattgtaatctcgcggggagttggaaaatgagctttcttgacagtttccccgctcctggtatgactgaaggattgcaggcatgtcttccggtactgtgctatttgcttctccaactcctccttctggtcgtccttgaggtctgcttccgtcacctcgatgatgttgtcttcggagatttcggcagctttcgacatggtagtggttgtactcgtcccaccaggcgtgccaaaagtgtgttggcgctaaagatcagccgattgaatcttagcgtcggacacacgacccaggagaatctgcttaactcctgttcgggtgatcaccctggtgcggttcgcgcggcgtgccagccaatctgacctgttgattggcaaggaaagaaacgtgtcagatcccagaggtcacgatcggctaaggttccgatctcaaggaagcttatcagcgaatcggccgatttgctataataaggaaatcggctatggcGCAGCCGACTACTAGGTAATGTTTGTGAAGAAAATTACCAAAGTAAACTGGACAAcactacagtagcaacacttgaaacagatctaatcggctatgcaaaagcgGTGGATGAGCGATAAAGATAAATAAGCCGAAAACTCTGATTCCAAGCtagataactgatgataaaactagaacagaaGGTAAAAATCTAGAATTCTaataaatatcgataactgatgaataaatctaaacgaaacgacatcgatgcgcctgaagttaaaacttagatattactcgataaacggaacttacagaatcggccggagatcaggtcgatgcagccctgccaacccgtacgaactcatgaaaagaagaaaagtattggcgaagtcgccgacttaaaagtaaagtatgaggaaatagtagattgttgtattgatttgatgttgttGTTACAGACCTCTaaggatggctatttatagcatgttacaaccaatctcttaaccgactaggattctatctctaattttaaatgaaaacgaatatttacaagtataacTTGCATCGGAGTTGGTCGTTGCACCCCTatgggccaatccccctttaATTTGTCTTTGTAATCccctttaagcccatattggcccaattgcctCAGtccctcaatcggccgatctaaACCACctccatccgccaaaacactgcagcgccaatcggccgatccccaactgtagcaccaatcggtcgattcccTATCGTGACCTTTTCATCTTGCCGCATCGGCTaatccttccctttcttgacgccgattccatacgtgtcaaaatctggcgtcaacacaagCCAATGATGAAAGGATACTGATAGAATACCTGAGAAACAAACAGTTACATGATCCTACATTTTTATGCCGTTTAGGTAGATAAGAAAGATGGTCGGATAGAAATTTTTTTCTAGGCAGATGATCAATCTATTATGGACTACAAATGCTTTGGTGATGCTGTGTCATTTGACACTCCGTTTTAGACTAATAAGTTTGAGATGCCTTTTGCTCCGATCCTTGGAACAAACCATCACAAGCAGATGATAATATTTGGAGCTGCATTGATATTTAATGAAtctattgaatcatttgtttggCTCTTTCAAACCTTCCTAACAGCAATGCCAAGCAAGCATCCAAGGATAATTTTCACTGATCAAGATGCGACCATGGCTAGAGCAATTGTTTATGTATTCTGAAATACAAGCCATCACCTCTGTTTGTGCCAATCACACCACGTAGGCAAGGCACGGCAGCACGCTGCATACATGTCCTCCGCGTCTGCTCCTGCATGCAAAGCACGTCCGTGTCGTGCAGCACGCGGTTTCCGGATTCCCCGCCGCGCCTATTCCAATTCACATCCGAGCCATGCAGCCGCGCGACATCGAGGCAGGCAGCCGAGCCGCGAGCAGCCTTCCCAGATGCGCTTCCGTCGGATTTTCTTCCACCTCCACGTGTCGGTCGTCCGGGCGGGTGCGCACTGGATGGGCTTTGCATCCGGGCTGCACCGAATTTTCTTCCCCCTACATGTGACCCCAACCGCCCAACGTGGCCACGCTGCCAGCCACGTACGTCTGAATCATCTCATCCTCTAAAACATGCTGATTCTTGCGGAGTCCTAGACCCAACGTCTCATCTAGAAGGAACGGCAAGAACAGAACACCGAAAGAACAATCCCGGCAGTGGCAGCAAGGTGCGCTCTTTCTTCCCCATCCTGCTTGGTTCGTCAACCCCTCTGCGGCAACAAACTCGGCAAGAAGCTCACTCCATGCCTGCCATCGCCAAGAGCCGTAAGGGTGAGAGTGAGCGCTGCAAAGCTTCCTCCGGGGGTGAGTGAAAGAAGCAAAAACTGCTCGTGGTAATCATTGCAAAAGGATAGTCTCCATTCTCCAAGGAAGTTTTCACAGGTTCCTGTTCAATTTCTGTTGCGTTCAGGTTGAGGTGCCCAGGGTGCAGCCCAAGCTGAGCGAGCCCTTCTTGGGGTTCACCCAGACCGTCGAGATCTGGAACTCCAGGGCCTGCATGATTGGCCTCATCGGCACCTTCATCGTGGAGCTGGTAATGAAAGAACTCATCACAGAGATGAAATGCCTCAAGTGTTTTGCGACATCTGTTTGAGTTTCTGAAGAACTTTGCTTCTTAATTTAATTCAGGTGCTAAACAAGGGGATTCTTCAGATAATCGGGGTGGAGGTGGGCAAGGGCCTCGACCTTCCTCTTTAATTGCCATTGCCAAGCTGATAGCAAGTTTTACTCCCTCTTTTCTGTCTTTCTGAAACCTAGCTATTATTGCTCTAAAAATATTCTGTCGAATGAAGATGCTCATGTAACTCGGTTATTGCGTAATCATATGGCGGAGTTCTTTTAAGTTCTTGAACTGATCCTCAACAAGATCTACTGAGGGTCGCACTTGAGCAACTCAAAACCAGTAGTAAATTTGCTGCAATTCTCAAATTGACGTTTGCCCTTGCGCCttgtatacatacatatatacatgggTACTGAAACCATGGCAATGGAGCGCTAGCTGCTTCTGCCTTTCCACTCCATCCATGGCAATGGTATTTCTTGGGGTTGCACTTTCACCTGATTCATGCACTGAACAAAACCTCAGGAGACTCGCTTCTGGGCTCTGGCGAGCTGAACACGCTAAAGCTTTGCATTCTGATGATGTGCTGTATCTATAATCAGAAGACTAGCAAGCAAGTCTTATCTTAGAGAGTAATTTAGAGAATGGTGCTCTGGAAAAAGCGGAAGGGCTCCCAATGCTTCTCTCCTTTTTCACTTGCAAAAAATTGTAACTAGTAACTGTGCTTTATATATAGCATATCATCTACACGCGATAAACCTGGCACTTTGTGTGTCAAACATAGCCAGCTTGGTGGTGTCACGCAGGTCAGGGTCGCAGCCATGTACATTTGAAAACATCTGGTTAGAAACGTAACAGCGTGTTTTCAAAAAGATGACATTTGGTAAAGATTATATATTTCGCAGAAGCTACAAATTTGAGTATATGGAGAAAGGGAAATCATGCTAGGACAGTTTGCGTGCAAAAGTCTTCTGCGCAAAAGTCTTAAGCAAACCTGCTATCAGCatagatgaagaagaagaagaagaaaaaatcttCGTTTGCACATATTAAAGGAcgaaaaataaaacaatattTGCTTTCAATGAACAAAATTAACAAAAACAATATTGCAATTGAGAATTCTGCAGCAGTGGATTGAAATACAAATGGCATGCTACGTgtacaaataatttttttttgggagCATAACTCTTTATTCATCAACAGAGTTATAAGAGTAATAAACGCCTTGAGCAGATTTAACAGCCAAACTTGCCTACCAAACTCAACATAAATCGTACTTCTTGCAATGGTGTGAGCATCCACATTGGAGCGCCTTTTTTCATGAACAAAATTAGCAGTGCCAATCTGCGCTGTTGTAGCTTTTATCTCCCTGATGATATGGCCATGAGCGGCCATTTCTTCCTCCTTGATTCCTCTAATTATATTAACATTGTCCGAGGCTAGCCTGAAGTGTTGAACCATGAGGTCACTCGCCAACGCCAGGCCTTCCCTGCACGCAATAGCCTCGACGATCTCTGCATTTGAGAGTCCACGAATCACTAGCGCAGACGCTCCTAGAAAGTTTCCTGCAACATCCCTAGCAGCCGCCACTGCCTTGCTTGAATTCTTCGAAGTGGTTGCATCGACATTGATCTTAACAAGGCCCGGTGGTGGAGGGATCCACTGAGGTGGGACACCTTGGGTACGTCTCACCGATGCCGCCAGCACTGTTTTGATCATCTCCATGTCACCTATAAAATTGTTCACAAAACAGTGAGTAGATAAAGCACTCTGAAAAGAGCTCTCATGGATCGCCTTCCTGCGAGCATACCAGATGACCCAAAGAGTGACCACCATCCTCATGCTTTAGCAAGCTGATAATAGCCGCTAACCATCCCCTAGGCTCAGTCTCCTAAGTTTCACTCATCAACTGTGTAATTTCCTCACGTTCCAGAGCCCACACACATTTCGCCATATTGCACTCTATCAATAAGTGCTTCCAAGAATCAGGCATACCACAGATCGAACAGGTGCTTCGAGTAACCATGTTCCTATGGTGCAGTACATCACCTGACGGCAAGGAGTGATGAGTAAGCCTCCACAAGAACACATGTATCTTTGATGGTACCTTAACCTGCTATAGCGACTTCCATTCATTTTCCTCATACCTTAAATCTGATCTCTCAACAATATTCTCTAGATACGTTGTAGCTCATTCTTTGTTTACAACCAACATCCTGTAAGCTGAATGAACTGAGAAAATACCCTTCTTTTCATGGTTCCATGCCTAGAAATCCCCTTGTTTTTGAGTGTAGAGGGGTATATTCAGAATCACGTCAACATCAGATGGATAGAAACAACATGAAGCTTTTAGACGTCACATGAGGCCATCGTGTGATCTATCAGCTCGCTAACCATCTGCGAAGGATCTGTCAAGTCCATCCTAATGGGGCGAAGATAATTTGCTCCCGGAATCTAATTCATATTCCATATATGTGTTGATTGTCCGGTTccgatcctcctaattaatcccCACTCCAAAACTTCCCTGCCATCAAGTATGGATCTCCATATCTAAGAGGGAGAAGACCCTAGATTAGCATATAAGAAATTCACATTTGGGAAGTAAACTTCTTTTAAAATTCGTGCACTTAATGAGCACTTATCCATGAGGATGTGCCATGCCTGTTTCGCCAGTAACGCAAGATTTAACAGCTTAATATCCCTGAAGCCCAGGCCGCTCATGAACTTTGGTTTGATCATCTCATCCCAAGCGACCCAACACGTTCTCCTTTTTCCATCCTTGCTACCCCACCAGAAGTGCCTTAATAAACCATTGATGTGATGGCATAAACCTCTAGGGAGCTTAAAGCAGCACATTGAATAAGTAGGTATAGCCTGCGCAACTGATTTAATCAGTACTTCTTTGCCTCCCGATGACAAGCACTGCTCTAGCCAGCCCTAGACCTTTTTCCACACACGATCTTTAATGTATTTGAAAGCCCCATTAGTGGAAATACCCACATCTGTCGGCATGCCCAGGTATTTTTCACTCAGAGATTCATTATGGACATCAAGTACTCCCTTGATCACCTCACGAAGAGACTGTCTGCAGCCCTTCGCAAAATGAATTGAGGACTTGTCCATATTAATCCTCTGTCCAGAAGCTTGACAGTTTATCTCCTCTGCACTTTCCCTACTAGCTCTGAAAAATAGCAGGCTGTCATCTGCGAAGAGTAAGTGAGACACCACCGGAGCCGACGGCGCCACTTTAATCCCATTGAGTACGGAGGACTGATTCCTAGCTTTTAGCAGGCACGAAAGGCCCTCTACTGCCAATAGAAATAGATAGGGAGAGATAGGATCTTCTTGTCGGATACCCCTCGAAGGTTTAAAATTGTCAAGTCTATCACCGTTAAAAAGAACTAAAAAATAGACAGTAATTACCAGACGCATCACTATCTCAACCCAACATTGGTGGAAGCCCAATCAGAGCATGATCGCTCGTAGATAGTCCCACTCAACTCGGTCATAAGCTTTCCTCATGTCCAACTTCAGAGCACATCTCGATTCACGAGGCTTTTTTAGCTTCATAAAATGCAGACATTCATATGCCGAGATTATATTGTCTGTAATAAGACGCCCATGTACAAATACAGACTGCTCTTCTGATATAACCTCAGGCAAGTTTGCAACAACTTTCAAGGCGATCTTATACATAACGTTACAAAGGCTTATAGGCCTAAATTGGCCCAGCTTCTTTGGATCTGCCACCTTGGGGATTAGAACAATAAAAGTATTATTTATTGATGTAGCGTCCTCCTCCCTGCTCAAAATCCTCAACACTATTGAGGTAACTTCAGTTCCACATAAGTCCCAATGCCGCTGGAAGAACTGTGCTGGAAAACCGTCAGGCCCTAGGGACTTTGTCAGAAACATCTAACGCAAAGCTTCTTTGACTTCCTTCTCTGAAAAGGCTGCAAGTAAGCTATTGTTCATTGCTGCAGTAACCTTCGTTGGGACTGTACTCAACATTGCCTCCATGTTATTGGTCCCCTCAATAGTATACAACTCCTTGTAGAAGCTAGTTGCTAGATCACTCATCTCGTGGATATTTTCTGTCACCTGTCCATTTGGTTTTTTCAACCTTGCGATTCTATTTGTCCTCCTCCTTCTACTAGCTCGGATATGAAAAAACTTAGAATTTCTATCACCTGCAGAAAGCCACATAATTCTGGAACGTTGCCTCCACATTATTTGTTCTTTATGGTTCAATTTCAAAATTTTCTCCTTGATCTTAATGTGACATCCTGGCCtaaggcttaataggattgatagaatactcacaccaataagttgcaacttcttttccggaagctcatcctcaaagaactccggggttaagTGTGCTTGGCTCGGAAcaatttcgggatgggtgaccgaccgggaagttcttcccgggtgcgcacgagtgaggacaaagtgcgtagaaaagacttgtgttggtctgtgagggaatccatgatatcctagagagctgcTAGGTGTATGCGGGCCCgacccccggggggggggggcgggacgccacagttggtatcagagccgactcTCGCGGTTTCACGGGCGCGTGCGGTCGCAGTTGCGCAGGCATGGTGTGCATGGCTGGTGTGGGCCCAGAGTGGTCACACTGCATGGCACATGCGCTGGCACTGGACACACGGACGTGGCCAAGAGGGGACGTTCCTGGCTTGGGGTTGACCGACGAGGGTGTCGGTCTTCTAAGGGGGTGAGTATGTGACATCCTGGCCtaaggcttaataggattgatagaatattcataccaataagttgcaacttcttttctggaagctcatcctcaaaaaacaccggggttaagcgtgcttggcccggagcaatttcgggatgggtgaccgaccaggaagttcttcccgggtgcgcacgagtgaaGACAAAGTGcgtagaaaagacttgtgttggtctgtgagggaatccatgatatcctagagagctgccaggtgtatGCGAGCCCGGCCTCGGGGGGGCGGGACGCCACACTTAAGCTCCACATGAGTTGGACCCATCCTCTACGGGTCAGACTGTAGCCGCTCTAGCTCTTGTTTTAGCTTGTGCAACTCCCTGCGTACATGCCCAAATGTGTTCATGTCCCACCTCACAAGGTGTCTAGAAACTTTCTTCAGTTTGCTCTATAATTCCCCTAGGGTCGTTGCCTCATTCTCCTTTTGCCATGACTCAAGCAGAGAGTTAGAGAACTCAGCATAGGATTCCCACGTAACTTCATACCTGAATCGTTTCTTTCCTCGAGGCCGCAGCTCCTCCGACCTCCAGCTCAGCAAGATCAGCACATGATCCGAGGCGGCCGCCAACAGATGCTTGCACTTCGCCAAAGGGAAACGCACGCTCCAATCCGGGGTTGCCAGAGCACGATCTAGGCGCACCCGACAATAGGAGCCCCTAGCTACCTTCTTTTCATACGTCTAACTATGACCTTCATAACCTAAGTCATTTAGGCCACATACATCCACCATCTCACAGAATCCGACAATTTGAGCATGGCTTCTCTCTTTTACGCTCACGTGTTCCATTCGATGTAACACTTTATTGAAATCACCAATACACAACCATAGGAGGTGCGATGAGGACTTAATATGTTTCAACATAACCCACATCTTATGCCTCTCGTTTGTTTGTGCCTCCCCATAAACACAAGTCAAGCGACACGGGTCACCATCCCCTTCCTGGACTAATGCATTATATTATTATTCCAAAAAATACCTAATTCGCCACTATAGCCCAAACTACTGACAACAAAGGAATTATCAAAACCAAGACTCTACTTCAGTCCTTCCACCCGTGTCTTGTGCACCTGAGTGGGGCAACATCCTTCGCCCTTAATTGTGACGGCGTTGCCGAGTCCACAACAATTCCAATTGAGGCAACTCATTGGGACTTGCGGCGCTCCTCACTGAAGGAGTTCATTCACAACAAAAACACACCTTGCTACTGCCGCCATTGCAAACAGCTTGAGCCTGGGGAAGAAAACCAATCTGCATACACCCACGAGCTCCGAGAACTACTGTCCTGCCAAGGCCAAGTAGCTGAGCCGGTCAGCCCCTTGTTCAGCCAGAGCAGAAAGACAAGCAGGAGACACGGTGCAAGGACATGGATCAGAACCTTAGTCGGCGACGATCGCTGCCGAAGTTGCCAAACCCTAGGAGAAACCCAGGTCTCCACAAGTACAAATAAATGGTCAGTAAAATGGNNNNNNNNNNNNNNNNNNNNNNNNNNNNNNNNNNNNNNNNNNNNNNNNNNNNNNNNNNNNNNNNNNNNNNNNNNNNNNNNNNNNNNNNNNNNNNNNNNNNGGATACGCCATCCCTTGCGCCCTTCACCGTCGAATCCGCGCTCCTTGACCCCCAACTCGCCCAGCTCACTGCCGGGCTCCTCCGCGTCCaaccc
It includes:
- the LOC101766786 gene encoding uncharacterized protein LOC101766786, whose amino-acid sequence is MTPLISMMPCMDYLTNLTVLAPPAQCCDSLKSVIHNAPICLCHGMTGNMNDLMPLPIDPVRMIVLPLAYGAMLSLQTLFSCNTKFFKERQEQNTERTIPAVAARCALSSPSCLVRQPLCGNKLGKKLTPCLPSPRAVRVRVSAAKLPPGVEVPRVQPKLSEPFLGFTQTVEIWNSRACMIGLIGTFIVELVLNKGILQIIGVEVGKGLDLPL